The Phlebotomus papatasi isolate M1 chromosome 3, Ppap_2.1, whole genome shotgun sequence genomic sequence AACCTGAACTCTTTGCAAAGATGGAAGATTGTGTCAAAGAAATACTCAGAATGGGgatcatcactgagaaaaaaaaatgtaaaattatttaaaataaattaaaattatttttaaaaatattttagaaataacaTAGTTACATAGACTTGTGCTGGAAACAAAGGATGCAGGAGAGAAAAGCAACAAGAATTGCAAGAATCATCCCAGGAATTGCTACTGCAAAGGTAAGTTCATCGATATAGTTCCTTTGTGGGGCATCAGCCCGACTGATTCCTTGCCAACGGTCTTGACCACGATCCAAACCAATTCCTTGAGTATTCTTGAGACTATCTTCAGCTCCAGAATCCACTCCGACAATGCGAAAAGCGCACCAATCCAATCTAAAGCCTCCATTTTCAAAAATGGTTTGAACGGAAGTTCTTTTGTAATTGCAAGTGGAGATTTTGTAGAGGGGCTTAACTTCCTCTTGGAGCTCCAGGAGCCTTTCGGAAAACATTGCATTGCTTCCCAGGTGAACGATTACTCCTTCATGGAGTTGTGGGAGGACTGGAAGACGAGCACCCATCTTTGTGGCTGCTTCCATGAAGACAATGTGAAGATCCTTGGCACTTTCTGGCCAAAGATCTTTCTGATAGATATTCTTGAGATTTTCGATCCTTCCGGGATCCATAAGATGCACCCAATCGAGgttatcaattttcatttgaacaaCATTCCGGGCTGCCATTTTTCCCGTCATCCAGAGGGATAGGACAACCTGACGAGTCTCGAAAGTTTGGCGGTTGAGACCTACAATCTCCAGCCTGACTTCCTTTCCTGCCAATCTGTCTGGTGGAGTGCCGTAGAGAAATCCCGCTCGATGCTCTCCACTGTACATGTATCGCATCCATGACGGTAGATCTGGATACCCTTCCAAGGAGGGTCGAAAAACATACTGATTGGGTGTTAGGGTTGTGCTCCAGTTAAAGTAGGTAGCATCAATTCGCAGAGAAAACAGTTCAGATACGAAAATGGGATCCAAATTCAAACTCCCAGACACGGAAATCAGCAACCCAAATAGGGAAATCATaagaattttccacattttttacaatttccGTTACACTTTTCCAAGAATTCAAATTACAACTGCCTTAAATAATTCATTTCACTATATTTGGTAACAGCAATTAGTGAAATAGATTTAATTTTCTACCTTTTAGAGAAGATTTTCTTTAGGATCGATAAAAGTCACTTCATCCAtggaaaattgggaaaattcaCGCAGGTCAAATGTCTGTCAAGATTTTCTTCTTGAATCTATTTATTCATATAGAAATGTTTACATTTTCCAGCACATGCGCATTGTAAATTATTTTCCGGcgatatttaaagatttttcgcgaaaataattataaaaatcttataatgaaaaaaaaatgtgttcttaaggtttacaaatttattaaactttttgaaaagtatttgaaaagtGTAAGttacattcaaattttaacggtCTCTTTTGAATCAATGGCCTTACCTAACCTACAGTGTATGAGAGAAAACCCATACACCTATAGCATATATCCAGCATAATCACACATACAATAAAAGatagtgacatctgtcaaacATGCTATAAACGTGTTTGAGACAAAGCGTGCTGAAACACTTCCAAAAGAAATCTTCTAATTTGTTGTGAAAATCttgttttaaaagtttaaaattaaatatttttgaaaatggagAAGAAAGACAACTCAGATTCGAATAAGGATCTAACTGAACAACCAAGGCAACCTACAAGCCTTCAGGTAAATCCTACTCAATGATTCATGTTCGAGAAGAATCTAATAGAAGAATCTTCCAGGGTCTTCTAAAATTTGCCATGGAAGCAACAAAAGCGGAGGATGCTCCTTGTGATAGTACAATGGCTCCTATGGATCCAGAAGTATATCAAATTCATTGATAGGATGTTTGCTTAGCCCTAAGaatcgctattttttttttaaatctagaaGCAAAAGTTCCTGGAAGAAGCTCTCAAAAGCATGACTGTGAATGTTGGAGAGGAGTTGGTTAATTCCATAAAAATTATCACAGATCCTGCATCATCAGAGGATGATCAAGTGGATGCTCTTGAGACCATCAATCACTACATCCTCAATATCGATCAAGCggacaattttcacaaaattggtGGATTCTGTATTCTCAAGCCCTGCCTCAGTTCTCGCTATCAGTCTGTCAGGACGGAAACTGCAGCTCTGATAGCCGAACTGGCACAGAATAATCCCTACTGCCAGCAACATCTCCTGGAGAACAATATGCTGCAGGAGTTGACACCCCTCCTGACCCAACCCGAGCCAGTTTGTACTCGTGCTATGTCTGCAATCTCAGCCATGGTAACAAACTTCCCACCAGGAATGGAAAATCTCTTTAGCAGTGGCGAAATCGACAAAATCGTCGCAGTTCTAGTGTCCAGAAAAGAGAACAGGCTAATCACCAAAGTCACATTCTTTCTTTCAGCCATTCCCGGATGCCATCCGGAATTTGTAGACAAGTTCCTGGACATGGGAATAATGAAGTACCTCTCGGGACATATTCCTCCAGTTACCAGGGGAGATTTGGAGGATTCTCAGCTATCGAATAAACTCCAAAATATCCTCCTGGCCACTGTGAATTTCTGTGCACACAATCGGGCACGTGATGATTTAAGATTTACCGCTGCTGATCTTCCGGGAAGACTTCAGGAAATTGCAAAAGTCGCTAGAAGTGACGAAGCATTTGCAGAGATTCAGGAGAGTGCAGAAAAACTCTTGAAGTtgcttaaataataatttttgtacttaataaaatataatttttcgcCTTGTAAAAGTtcttagggtgaaaggaacgtctattgacactttaagaactcgtgtcagaacctattgacaccctactctgtaccatttgggatatgaaatttgaacatctctgtttatggtaaaaggtatattacagaaaaaagttatattacttatattttactagatacattaaataattttcaacattttgacaaaagtgtcaataggggttccctgtcgaacagacgttcctccgatcctactaggtaattttttttacaatctcagcttctgtggtccAAGTTAAAATATAACCAAATGGCTCCTGCATACTTTGTAGATCAGGGAaactttatgaaatcaaaattcacattcctttctttctcaaagttTTACATATTATAAGTCCAAATGGGGCTCATCTAAATTACTATactttttaaaaggaaaatgaGGAACTGGGGCTGTTACTCTTACTTCAACTTCCTGAGAATGAACTGTCCACTGCAGATGATGCTTACTCACTGAAGTGCTGGGTGCTGGTGTTAATTGCCCAAAAAGAGCATCATATAACAACTTTCAGCACCCGCCTGGGGATGGTAGGTATTCGGCGTGTCAAAAGAATAAATGTGATATGTTTCCTTACGTGAATGATATAGTGAACGGGTTACACTGTTGTCCTTGTTCTGTGCGTGAATGTAGTGAATTACAATACCTGTGATAATGAAGCTTGCTTGAGAATTGTGTGAATGTCTGTATGCAATACCTGTAAGGTCTGTAAGGATGATGAATaggaatgaatgaataaatctGGTTCGAATGGCAAAAATTCACTTTCATGAGAAGACTTCAATTAGACAAATTTAAAGAGTGCCAGAAGGACCAAAACAACTTCAGGATGACacttaaatttaaagatttttgcgGATTTCAGCAGGTTTCAGAAGATCGTCCTTCTTGCGTCGTGGTTGCCAGAAAGAATGTTGAAGGGGTAATGAAGTGCTTGCTAGCTTGATAGTGTGCAAGTGTGGTGAATTTGGAAGAGGGGATTTATGGCATACGACCGTCGACTgtgttgacatgtgtcgaatagacCATACGATTTTACAATAATCCTAATTCGCATTCATTCccactcttcttttttttaaacaacatAGCAAGTTCAATTAGGTTCAATCCAAGACAGAAAaggatgaaaattttgattctaTCAAGTTTTTCTAAACTAAAAGAGGTGCCAGAtgctttaaaaaactttttcgtAGATATTAATCCCATCATCTCTGTCTGTAATACAAAATATAACGcatagatatcgacttgcggctTTCTAATAATGTTAAATATCGAGACGTCCGTAAAAGATGTCGACAGATTTATTCTCAGCTTTACTGCTCCGAGCGCTCCGACATATGGGATGCTCAAAAATAAAACTCTTGACAGATACACAGCTCAAGCCAAGAGACGACTAAATTCGTTCATAGCGCAGTTTTGTATAAATTACAAACTAGACTTAGTATTTACTGATACTCAGTGGTACTCACGAAGCTTACGCCCTAGatcacttacgacttaagccgagagacgacttagtggaaaatgatggaa encodes the following:
- the LOC129805787 gene encoding epsilon-sarcoglycan isoform X1 — its product is MWKILMISLFGLLISVSGSLNLDPIFVSELFSLRIDATYFNWSTTLTPNQYVFRPSLEGYPDLPSWMRYMYSGEHRAGFLYGTPPDRLAGKEVRLEIVGLNRQTFETRQVVLSLWMTGKMAARNVVQMKIDNLDWVHLMDPGRIENLKNIYQKDLWPESAKDLHIVFMEAATKMGARLPVLPQLHEGVIVHLGSNAMFSERLLELQEEVKPLYKISTCNYKRTSVQTIFENGGFRLDWCAFRIVGVDSGAEDSLKNTQGIGLDRGQDRWQGISRADAPQRNYIDELTFAVAIPGMILAILVAFLSCILCFQHKSIDDPHSEYFFDTIFHLCKEFRERKNPTVPIVKLTQDSANYPTTTLLKSLKDAPNLNAESVSLSSQSPNHGQDPTGQDSSVNVYMRPKPPPYKRNGVHI
- the LOC129805787 gene encoding epsilon-sarcoglycan isoform X2, yielding MWKILMISLFGLLISVSGSLNLDPIFVSELFSLRIDATYFNWSTTLTPNQYVFRPSLEGYPDLPSWMRYMYSGEHRAGFLYGTPPDRLAGKEVRLEIVGLNRQTFETRQVVLSLWMTGKMAARNVVQMKIDNLDWVHLMDPGRIENLKNIYQKDLWPESAKDLHIVFMEAATKMGARLPVLPQLHEGVIVHLGSNAMFSERLLELQEEVKPLYKISTCNYKRTSVQTIFENGGFRLDWCAFRIVGVDSGAEDSLKNTQGIGLDRGQDRWQGISRADAPQRNYIDELTFAVAIPGMILAILVAFLSCILCFQHKSIDDPHSEYFFDTIFHLCKEERKNPTVPIVKLTQDSANYPTTTLLKSLKDAPNLNAESVSLSSQSPNHGQDPTGQDSSVNVYMRPKPPPYKRNGVHI
- the LOC129805787 gene encoding epsilon-sarcoglycan isoform X3, which produces MWKILMISLFGLLISVSGSLNLDPIFVSELFSLRIDATYFNWSTTLTPNQYVFRPSLEGYPDLPSWMRYMYSGEHRAGFLYGTPPDRLAGKEVRLEIVGLNRQTFETRQVVLSLWMTGKMAARNVVQMKIDNLDWVHLMDPGRIENLKNIYQKDLWPESAKDLHIVFMEAATKMGARLPVLPQLHEGVIVHLGSNAMFSERLLELQEEVKPLYKISTCNYKRTSVQTIFENGGFRLDWCAFRIVGVDSGAEDSLKNTQGIGLDRGQDRWQGISRADAPQRNYIDELTFAVAIPGMILAILVAFLSCILCFQHKSIERKNPTVPIVKLTQDSANYPTTTLLKSLKDAPNLNAESVSLSSQSPNHGQDPTGQDSSVNVYMRPKPPPYKRNGVHI
- the LOC129805788 gene encoding uncharacterized protein LOC129805788 — its product is MEKKDNSDSNKDLTEQPRQPTSLQGLLKFAMEATKAEDAPCDSTMAPMDPEKQKFLEEALKSMTVNVGEELVNSIKIITDPASSEDDQVDALETINHYILNIDQADNFHKIGGFCILKPCLSSRYQSVRTETAALIAELAQNNPYCQQHLLENNMLQELTPLLTQPEPVCTRAMSAISAMVTNFPPGMENLFSSGEIDKIVAVLVSRKENRLITKVTFFLSAIPGCHPEFVDKFLDMGIMKYLSGHIPPVTRGDLEDSQLSNKLQNILLATVNFCAHNRARDDLRFTAADLPGRLQEIAKVARSDEAFAEIQESAEKLLKLLK